The following coding sequences are from one SAR86 cluster bacterium window:
- a CDS encoding TonB-dependent receptor, with protein MSKINYLFLILFFSSLIFSQENLGLEEITVTGSLIKSNNLETANPRYSITKEDLDKSGTFRLEDYLSKLPQIAPGNSALQSGFSTGTASVSLRSLGGDRTLLLIDGKRLSPGTPFDGHAEADINQIPDALVKRIDVVTGGKSTIYGSDAIGGVINFILDRSFEGIKVDFQGGFYNHKNNNTYLRDIHSAKPYDLAPKNIRDGDQGNLSVVIGNKIFQDTHFTTYINYRKVDPIRWSQRDISNCALSANSVCRGSSASKEGLFKIGASTFYYVDDTDFIAGRKTYNFASYNFLQRPDNKLSTGFLLDHKINKNHQLKSSFFHVTDKTTAQIDYSLLFRQSVSIPCSHPFLSAQQVEKLCSDFGLISSDSQTVTLSRRNFEGLPRQQEFNLQNNRFILELEGKTFANWEYQFFLQRSITDLEYIYFNDISKSKTANALNITGSALNPICVSNDPGCVPWNIFINNGNQIVNNPALGITQDALNYINLNLSITGSSSESQQVLFFSKKLNLENSLIFNPSIVIGLEKRKISLLKNPDENFEGNDGAGQQVEQHQLSGTIKVDDYFIEGLVPFKNSTKLSASYRFSDYSLSQKSEAFDVGINYKINELISLKASIQKAIRVADIHELFEETHAKYVALSSDPCSGSNPERSLSECSRTGVTSSLYGLIEAPASSIATTTGGNKNLLPEEAITSSFGFVFNGLINFVEIDFYNIDLDDQIDTSDADTVLTKCLETGASKWCSLITRNPSTGTFHEGSGKINTPLLNFVSNETSGLDFLYKRSFDTSVGQVNVSNFSNFLFKRRIHQASSDFATDCRGKYENICGLPSPKFQNILTIDIESEWQNMPLSTSFKFRYLGSVKDVNLDKSNTSYNENVPFKSFTYFDISLNTTFENIDLRFGVNNLFDIDPPVNGQIGYVPGNGNIYPSFYDSLGRFIFFRLSTEL; from the coding sequence ATGTCAAAGATAAATTATTTATTCTTAATTTTATTTTTCTCTTCCCTAATTTTTTCTCAAGAAAATTTAGGTTTAGAAGAGATAACTGTAACTGGGAGTTTAATAAAATCTAATAATTTAGAAACCGCTAATCCAAGATACTCAATTACTAAAGAGGATTTGGATAAAAGTGGAACTTTTAGATTAGAAGACTATTTATCGAAGCTACCCCAGATAGCACCAGGCAATTCCGCACTGCAGTCTGGCTTTTCTACTGGAACTGCGTCAGTGAGTTTAAGATCTTTAGGCGGAGATAGAACCTTACTATTAATTGATGGAAAACGTCTTTCTCCAGGAACTCCCTTTGATGGTCATGCGGAAGCCGATATAAATCAAATTCCTGATGCATTAGTTAAAAGAATTGATGTTGTAACTGGTGGAAAATCAACCATTTATGGATCTGATGCAATTGGTGGAGTTATAAACTTCATTTTGGATAGATCTTTTGAAGGGATAAAAGTTGATTTTCAAGGAGGCTTTTACAATCATAAAAATAATAATACTTATTTACGAGATATCCATTCAGCAAAACCTTATGATCTTGCTCCAAAAAACATAAGAGATGGCGATCAAGGCAATCTATCAGTGGTCATAGGAAATAAAATTTTTCAAGACACCCATTTCACGACCTACATAAATTACAGAAAAGTAGACCCAATCAGATGGTCACAGAGAGATATAAGCAATTGCGCACTGTCTGCCAATTCAGTTTGTAGAGGTTCAAGCGCTAGTAAGGAAGGCTTATTCAAAATAGGAGCTTCGACTTTTTATTATGTTGATGACACAGATTTTATTGCAGGAAGGAAAACTTACAATTTTGCTTCTTATAATTTTCTTCAAAGGCCAGATAATAAATTGAGCACGGGCTTTTTATTGGATCATAAAATTAATAAAAACCATCAATTGAAGAGTAGTTTTTTTCACGTAACCGATAAAACCACCGCGCAAATAGATTACTCACTCCTATTCCGTCAATCTGTATCTATTCCTTGTTCCCATCCTTTTTTGTCTGCACAACAAGTAGAAAAGCTTTGCTCAGATTTTGGTCTTATATCCAGTGATTCACAAACGGTTACTTTAAGCCGAAGAAATTTTGAAGGTTTACCAAGACAACAAGAATTTAATCTTCAAAATAATCGCTTTATCCTTGAATTGGAAGGCAAAACATTTGCAAATTGGGAATATCAGTTCTTTCTGCAAAGATCCATAACAGACCTTGAGTATATTTATTTTAATGACATATCGAAATCTAAAACTGCAAATGCGTTAAATATTACTGGTTCAGCTTTAAATCCAATCTGTGTTTCTAATGATCCTGGTTGTGTTCCTTGGAATATATTTATTAATAATGGAAACCAAATTGTAAATAATCCTGCTTTAGGGATTACACAAGATGCTTTGAATTATATAAATTTGAATCTATCGATAACGGGTTCAAGCAGTGAATCTCAACAGGTTTTATTTTTTTCAAAGAAACTTAATTTAGAGAATTCTTTAATTTTTAATCCTTCGATAGTGATTGGTTTAGAAAAAAGAAAGATTTCATTACTTAAAAATCCTGACGAGAACTTCGAAGGAAATGATGGAGCTGGTCAACAGGTTGAGCAACATCAACTTTCTGGAACGATCAAAGTTGACGATTATTTTATTGAAGGTTTAGTGCCATTTAAAAACTCGACCAAACTATCGGCTAGCTATAGATTTTCTGATTACTCGCTTTCTCAAAAATCTGAAGCTTTCGATGTTGGTATAAATTATAAAATAAATGAATTAATTTCCTTAAAAGCTTCAATACAAAAAGCCATTAGAGTTGCAGACATTCATGAATTATTCGAAGAAACTCATGCAAAATACGTAGCTCTTAGTTCTGATCCTTGTTCTGGATCCAATCCAGAAAGATCTCTATCTGAATGTTCAAGAACTGGCGTAACATCTTCACTGTATGGTTTGATTGAAGCTCCAGCTAGTTCAATTGCTACAACTACAGGAGGAAATAAAAATTTACTTCCAGAAGAAGCAATTACCTCGAGCTTTGGGTTTGTTTTTAATGGTCTTATAAATTTTGTCGAAATTGATTTCTACAATATAGATTTGGATGATCAAATAGACACCTCAGATGCTGATACTGTCCTAACTAAATGTTTGGAAACAGGTGCGTCAAAATGGTGTTCACTTATTACTAGAAACCCTTCAACTGGAACTTTTCATGAAGGTTCTGGAAAAATTAATACGCCTCTCTTAAATTTTGTTTCAAATGAGACTTCAGGATTAGATTTTTTATATAAACGTAGTTTTGATACTTCAGTAGGCCAAGTCAATGTTTCAAACTTTTCTAATTTTTTATTTAAAAGAAGAATTCATCAAGCTTCAAGCGATTTTGCCACAGATTGTCGAGGAAAATATGAAAATATCTGCGGTCTCCCTTCACCTAAATTCCAAAACATCTTAACCATTGATATAGAAAGTGAGTGGCAAAATATGCCTCTTAGTACTTCCTTTAAATTTAGATATTTGGGTTCAGTTAAAGACGTAAATTTAGATAAATCTAACACTTCATATAATGAGAATGTTCCTTTCAAAAGTTTCACTTATTTCGACATCTCTCTAAATACTACTTTTGAAAACATAGACTTAAGATTTGGTGTAAATAATTTATTTGATATCGATCCTCCAGTAAATGGACAAATAGGTTATGTTCCAGGAAACGGAAATATTTATCCTTCTTTTTATGATTCCTTGGGAAGATTTATTTTCTTCAGATTATCTACTGAATTGTAA
- a CDS encoding glucokinase yields MEKVFLLDIGGTNVRYALAEKGKTSIEKIFKKNIGSESLDKLLEDLLTTERGKVLNIVISAAGPKLDGIIKMTNRSYKIDPNEIKEKFSLKECHLLNDWESIAYGHAYLNQKDCINLINKEVSSYNKNSLYFGPGTGLGVSILLDDQIVISSEYGNTNIGVEELIGEDLSKFHHFKSIEDTLSGKAISKIYEIKTRKNLSAEEIFSRAKNDDLVAKEIIQDFIERLAIILSDLTLSFLPGRGIYLAGNLTRSLKDFINTKTFEEKFLSNKAGPHLEILRNTPINIITKEHSPLYGNLNYFNLSQKD; encoded by the coding sequence ATGGAAAAAGTTTTTTTATTAGACATAGGTGGGACTAATGTCAGATATGCTTTGGCAGAAAAGGGTAAGACTTCAATTGAAAAAATATTTAAAAAAAATATAGGTAGCGAAAGTCTAGACAAATTATTGGAAGATCTTTTGACAACAGAAAGAGGAAAAGTCTTAAACATAGTTATTTCTGCGGCTGGTCCAAAATTAGACGGAATTATTAAAATGACTAACAGATCTTACAAAATAGATCCTAATGAAATAAAAGAAAAATTTAGTCTGAAAGAATGTCATCTGCTGAACGATTGGGAATCAATCGCATATGGACATGCTTATCTTAATCAAAAAGATTGCATTAATTTAATAAACAAAGAAGTAAGTTCATATAATAAAAATTCTTTATATTTTGGCCCAGGCACGGGATTGGGTGTATCAATTTTGTTAGACGATCAAATTGTAATCTCTTCTGAATATGGCAACACAAACATAGGTGTTGAAGAATTAATTGGGGAGGATTTATCCAAGTTCCATCATTTTAAATCCATCGAAGATACTCTCTCCGGAAAAGCAATTTCAAAAATTTATGAAATTAAGACAAGAAAAAATTTAAGTGCAGAAGAAATTTTTTCGCGAGCTAAAAATGATGATCTAGTAGCAAAAGAAATCATACAAGATTTTATTGAGAGATTAGCGATAATTCTATCTGATCTGACTTTGTCCTTTCTTCCAGGAAGAGGTATTTATTTAGCTGGAAACCTCACAAGAAGTTTGAAAGATTTTATTAACACCAAAACTTTTGAGGAGAAATTTCTTTCAAATAAAGCTGGCCCTCACTTAGAAATATTAAGAAATACTCCTATAAACATAATAACGAAAGAGCATTCACCGTTATATGGGAATTTAAATTATTTTAATTTATCTCAGAAAGATTAA
- a CDS encoding LysM peptidoglycan-binding domain-containing protein produces the protein MKSFIAVLLIYSSLAFTQNTRDLNSLWDEIRRNSNLEFDSTRSEIISAADKYDGHQYLINRLSKNGQRYLYYTVKEALKKGLPVELSLIPFVESQFDPYAQSSTGASGIWQFIPSTAKENGLKKNWWYDGRRDILASTEAAYTFLTSLYEKYDDWLIAIAAYNAGPSRIRREIEKNKSNGLPTDFWSLNLPRETKAYVPKILAIVEVIREPEKYNIELPYLANRPYFSVIELPSQVDLMQVSNLSGVKLELIYELNPGFNQWATDPNGPFHILLPVGIADRFQIILEDIDPNELVQWDKYLVSSGDTLTSIAESYLIDFELLKEINGLKDDTIYESEELIVPRGPSWIKDYLNRPDIYYVQGGDSLWSIAKKFEVTIRDLSIWNDLNPSNFLLTGTKILIYPKYLKPRPAPKINRNNISYPVKTGDTINKISLRFGITKDWILKWNDIEDESLIYPGDIIKLNLSEIN, from the coding sequence ATGAAATCTTTTATCGCTGTTTTATTAATTTATTCGTCTCTAGCTTTTACTCAAAATACAAGAGATCTAAATTCCTTGTGGGATGAAATTAGAAGAAACAGCAACCTAGAATTTGATTCAACTAGAAGTGAGATAATTAGTGCTGCTGACAAATATGATGGTCATCAATACCTCATAAACCGTCTTTCAAAGAATGGGCAAAGGTATTTGTATTACACAGTCAAGGAGGCTTTAAAAAAAGGATTGCCCGTAGAATTAAGTTTAATTCCATTTGTAGAAAGTCAATTTGATCCGTATGCTCAATCTTCAACAGGAGCATCTGGAATTTGGCAGTTTATACCAAGCACAGCAAAAGAAAATGGCTTAAAAAAAAATTGGTGGTATGACGGCAGGAGAGACATCCTTGCTTCAACAGAGGCCGCCTATACTTTTCTAACAAGTTTGTATGAAAAATATGATGACTGGTTAATAGCAATTGCAGCTTACAACGCTGGGCCATCTAGAATAAGAAGAGAAATTGAAAAAAATAAATCTAATGGATTACCTACAGATTTTTGGTCATTAAATCTTCCCCGAGAGACCAAAGCTTATGTTCCAAAAATACTTGCAATAGTAGAAGTTATTCGCGAGCCCGAAAAATATAATATTGAGCTGCCTTATCTAGCCAATCGCCCTTATTTTAGTGTCATAGAATTACCCTCTCAAGTAGATTTGATGCAAGTTTCTAATCTTTCAGGAGTTAAACTTGAGTTAATTTATGAATTAAATCCTGGATTTAATCAATGGGCTACTGACCCTAATGGTCCTTTTCATATTTTGTTGCCAGTTGGAATTGCAGACAGATTTCAAATCATTCTTGAAGATATTGATCCCAACGAATTAGTTCAATGGGATAAATATTTAGTTTCTAGCGGCGATACTTTGACCTCGATTGCAGAGAGCTATCTGATTGATTTTGAACTGCTCAAAGAAATAAATGGACTGAAAGATGACACGATCTATGAATCAGAAGAATTAATTGTTCCAAGAGGTCCAAGCTGGATAAAAGATTATTTAAATAGGCCCGATATATACTATGTTCAGGGAGGAGATAGTCTTTGGTCAATAGCAAAGAAATTCGAAGTGACTATTAGAGACTTATCTATTTGGAACGATCTCAATCCAAGTAATTTTCTCCTCACGGGAACTAAAATTTTAATTTATCCTAAATATTTAAAACCCAGACCTGCTCCAAAAATAAATAGAAATAATATTTCATATCCAGTAAAAACTGGCGACACTATTAATAAGATATCTTTGCGTTTTGGGATAACTAAAGATTGGATTCTAAAATGGAATGATATTGAAGACGAAAGTCTTATTTATCCAGGAGATATAATTAAACTTAATCTTTCTGAGATAAATTAA
- the gloB gene encoding hydroxyacylglutathione hydrolase, whose protein sequence is MEVHPLKAFTDNYIWALVSKESIYVVDPGDPNPVIDFIENNNFNLEGILITHHHFDHTGGIKTLVDRFEVPVYGPKGGHIEGITNELVENDCITILGESFKIFEVPGHTLDHIAYYSDSNQKLLFCGDTLFSGGCGRLFEGTPDQMHESLNKLKNLHPETLVFCTHEYTENNLDFALVVDDQNDYLKDYSLKVKNLREQDKITLPSSIKKELQINPFLRLNSKNIIFNASKHASISISNEIETLKTIREWKDNF, encoded by the coding sequence ATCGAAGTTCATCCACTAAAAGCATTCACTGATAATTATATCTGGGCTTTAGTTAGTAAAGAATCAATTTATGTAGTAGATCCTGGTGATCCAAATCCGGTTATAGACTTTATAGAAAACAATAACTTTAATCTAGAAGGAATTTTAATTACTCATCACCATTTTGACCACACTGGAGGAATTAAAACGTTAGTAGATAGATTTGAAGTTCCTGTTTATGGTCCTAAGGGAGGACATATTGAGGGAATTACAAATGAGTTGGTTGAAAATGATTGCATAACCATTTTGGGAGAAAGTTTTAAAATATTTGAAGTACCTGGACATACTCTTGATCATATTGCTTACTATTCCGACTCAAATCAAAAACTTCTTTTTTGCGGAGATACCTTATTCTCTGGAGGTTGCGGTAGACTTTTTGAAGGAACTCCAGATCAAATGCATGAATCATTGAATAAACTAAAAAATCTTCATCCCGAAACGCTCGTATTTTGTACTCATGAATACACCGAAAACAATTTAGATTTTGCTCTTGTTGTTGATGATCAAAATGATTACTTAAAAGATTATTCTTTAAAGGTAAAAAATCTTAGGGAGCAAGATAAAATAACTCTACCTTCTTCAATTAAAAAAGAATTACAAATTAATCCTTTTCTTAGATTAAATTCAAAGAATATTATTTTTAACGCTAGCAAACATGCATCAATCTCTATCTCCAATGAAATTGAAACTTTGAAAACAATCCGAGAATGGAAAGATAATTTCTAA
- the rnhA gene encoding ribonuclease HI yields the protein MKIIRIYTDGACRGNPGPGGWGALILKDNEEIKLNGGQNVTTNNQMELTAVIKALDFFSESTEIEIFTDSKYVMDGITEYIKKWKVNGWKTASKKPVKNSDLWKQLDVLNAQHSIRWNWVKGHSGLRENDIADELANLGIDNL from the coding sequence ATGAAAATAATTAGAATATATACTGATGGCGCTTGTAGAGGAAACCCAGGTCCTGGAGGGTGGGGAGCTTTAATTTTAAAGGACAATGAAGAGATTAAATTAAATGGCGGTCAAAACGTAACCACTAATAATCAAATGGAACTTACTGCTGTTATAAAAGCTTTAGATTTTTTTTCTGAATCTACGGAAATAGAAATTTTTACTGACTCAAAATACGTTATGGACGGAATTACAGAATACATAAAAAAATGGAAAGTAAATGGATGGAAAACTGCATCAAAGAAACCAGTTAAAAATTCAGATTTATGGAAACAATTAGATGTTTTAAATGCTCAGCATTCAATAAGATGGAATTGGGTAAAGGGGCATAGTGGTCTTAGAGAAAATGATATTGCAGATGAATTGGCAAATTTGGGAATAGACAACCTTTGA
- the dnaQ gene encoding DNA polymerase III subunit epsilon translates to MKQIILDTETTGLDYKSGHKLIEIACVEIENRKFTGNEFHSYLNPERSIDPGAVKIHGLSRDFLSDKPRFSEIYNELFDFIKDSELLIHNAEFDLGFLNNELQQINVNQKIEDHVEKVIDTLLMARQMHPGQRNSLDVLTDRYNIQGYDRSYHGALIDSKILGEVYLSMTGGQTDLNLPSGITKKTINETKVSQSSSLIKISASAEENLAHQNYLKSIHEDNN, encoded by the coding sequence ATGAAACAAATTATTCTAGATACTGAAACGACGGGTTTGGATTACAAATCCGGTCACAAACTTATTGAAATAGCCTGCGTTGAAATTGAAAACAGAAAATTTACCGGGAATGAATTTCATTCATATCTTAATCCTGAGAGATCTATAGATCCTGGAGCGGTTAAAATTCATGGTCTCTCAAGAGATTTTTTATCAGACAAACCAAGATTTTCTGAAATTTATAATGAGTTATTTGATTTCATTAAAGACTCTGAACTATTAATCCATAATGCAGAATTTGATTTGGGATTTTTAAATAATGAATTGCAACAAATCAACGTAAACCAAAAAATCGAAGATCATGTAGAAAAAGTAATAGATACTTTATTAATGGCAAGGCAAATGCATCCTGGACAAAGAAATAGTCTTGACGTTTTAACAGACAGATACAATATACAAGGATATGACAGAAGCTATCATGGTGCATTAATTGATTCAAAAATTCTTGGTGAAGTTTATCTTTCTATGACCGGTGGTCAAACCGATTTAAATCTCCCATCAGGCATTACCAAAAAGACGATAAATGAAACTAAAGTGTCTCAATCGTCGTCTTTGATTAAAATAAGTGCTTCAGCTGAAGAAAATTTAGCTCATCAAAATTACTTAAAATCTATTCATGAAGACAATAACTAG
- the gltX gene encoding glutamate--tRNA ligase: MKTITRFAPSPTGHLHIGGARTALFAWLQAKTSDGKFLLRFEDTDQERSSKEFVTSINASLAWLGIEPDEPPIFQSKNLKKHKKIAFELLESGNAYSCDCSQERLEEVRKAQIEKKLKPKYDGLNRDKNLSHEEGNVIRFKMPQTGTTSFQDEILGNISVENKELDDFIILRSDASPTYNFCAAIDDKEMNISTVIRGDDHITNTLKQINILNALDSTIPNYAHLPMVLSSDGKRLSKREGAVDINEYRKLGYLKEAMINYLMKLGWSHNSKEIFTQKELIKNFKISDVNSSAAKFSQELLDFYNNHYLKEYKINALYEYIDNNFSLPDKFVKNPKKLEIISLLRESANNILQIIDSLSIFYSEPNFNRELISQIKIDPDLLLKFKKELNEVNFNDKLLIGVFIDNFLNENNLKFPTLGKPLRLILTGKSQAPSITDLLFLIGKDNCLARIENFLSI; this comes from the coding sequence ATGAAGACAATAACTAGGTTTGCTCCAAGCCCAACAGGACATTTACACATCGGAGGCGCTCGAACCGCATTATTTGCCTGGCTGCAAGCAAAGACCTCGGACGGTAAATTCCTTTTGAGATTTGAAGACACTGACCAAGAAAGATCTAGCAAGGAATTTGTGACTTCTATTAATGCCAGTTTGGCTTGGCTAGGGATAGAACCTGATGAACCTCCGATTTTTCAAAGTAAAAATTTAAAAAAACATAAAAAAATTGCATTTGAATTACTCGAATCTGGAAATGCTTATTCTTGTGATTGTTCTCAAGAACGACTTGAAGAAGTAAGGAAAGCACAAATTGAAAAAAAATTAAAACCCAAATACGATGGTTTGAATAGAGACAAAAACTTGTCTCATGAAGAGGGTAATGTCATTAGGTTCAAAATGCCCCAAACTGGCACGACATCATTTCAAGACGAAATCTTGGGCAATATTTCTGTTGAAAATAAAGAATTAGATGATTTTATAATTTTAAGATCAGATGCCTCACCGACATATAATTTTTGTGCCGCTATAGATGACAAAGAAATGAACATATCAACGGTCATTCGTGGCGATGATCATATTACTAATACCCTGAAACAAATAAACATTCTCAATGCTCTTGATTCTACTATTCCAAATTATGCTCATTTACCAATGGTTCTTTCTTCTGATGGAAAGAGATTGTCAAAAAGAGAAGGGGCTGTTGATATAAACGAATATCGAAAATTAGGTTATTTAAAAGAAGCGATGATAAATTATTTAATGAAATTAGGCTGGTCTCACAATAGCAAAGAAATTTTTACACAAAAGGAATTAATTAAAAATTTTAAAATATCGGATGTCAATTCTTCTGCAGCTAAATTTTCTCAGGAATTATTAGATTTTTATAATAATCATTATTTGAAGGAGTATAAAATTAATGCTTTATACGAGTACATAGACAATAATTTTTCGTTACCAGATAAATTTGTAAAAAATCCCAAAAAGTTAGAGATCATTAGTTTGTTAAGAGAGAGCGCAAATAATATTCTGCAAATTATTGACAGTTTATCCATTTTTTATTCAGAGCCAAATTTTAACAGAGAATTAATATCTCAAATAAAAATTGATCCAGATTTGCTTTTAAAATTTAAAAAAGAACTTAATGAAGTAAATTTTAACGATAAACTTCTTATCGGTGTTTTCATTGATAATTTTCTCAACGAAAATAATCTTAAATTCCCTACATTAGGCAAACCATTACGATTAATATTGACCGGTAAATCTCAAGCCCCCTCTATAACTGACTTACTTTTTTTAATTGGTAAAGATAATTGTTTAGCCCGTATAGAAAATTTTTTAAGTATCTAA
- a CDS encoding beta-lactamase family protein, whose product MFSPYRKFFKYLTLFLSLSFLSCGGGGGNVASESRNIQLQSTAQQSYSYSWETALPETVGLSASAVQNALDYATFDGLYTQSAIIVKDEKIVGEKYRSISELEKYNLISAHPSLTKSFLEAKLGSQDSDSLVNSWSVGKSFTSILFGIAESKGLLSINSNASDYINEWIGDERKNITIKNLLDMRSGLHQGCFNASEPDEIGNCADLPASSSIGGGNIARATNQLIGCINQTFNVPLHGQYNPLDQNSYSLYSNCDTMILGEIFYRATSQNIKDFAQTHLFSKLDITVYWWKDNSIGGQNNGNYLTYCCIDMTARDFLKIGQLLLNDGLWNGERILSSAYVQQIKDLTTYGLKFWHTPEATFSSPNPSFNKLIFAAGFDGQYVFIDFENKILISRNSLYYPSLDLSEERKMSAGTLGSTNFTVTAPTIITTNGETRLTQVFSPTQMINFLYTQ is encoded by the coding sequence TTGTTTAGCCCGTATAGAAAATTTTTTAAGTATCTAACACTCTTTCTTTCGTTATCGTTTTTAAGTTGTGGAGGAGGCGGAGGAAATGTTGCTTCTGAAAGTAGAAACATTCAACTGCAATCTACCGCACAGCAGTCATATAGTTATTCTTGGGAAACCGCCTTACCCGAGACGGTTGGCCTATCAGCATCAGCGGTTCAAAACGCATTAGACTACGCAACATTTGATGGACTCTATACTCAATCCGCCATAATTGTAAAAGATGAAAAAATAGTTGGTGAAAAATATAGATCAATATCAGAATTGGAGAAATATAATTTAATCTCAGCCCATCCTTCACTGACAAAATCTTTTCTAGAGGCAAAATTAGGGTCACAAGACTCAGATTCCTTAGTAAATAGTTGGTCAGTAGGTAAATCTTTTACGAGTATTCTTTTCGGTATTGCAGAATCAAAAGGACTTTTATCCATCAATTCAAATGCATCTGATTACATTAATGAATGGATAGGCGACGAGAGAAAAAATATAACAATTAAGAACCTACTTGACATGAGATCTGGACTCCACCAAGGATGTTTCAATGCTTCTGAACCTGACGAGATTGGAAATTGTGCAGATTTACCAGCATCTTCAAGTATAGGAGGTGGAAATATAGCTAGGGCAACAAATCAACTCATAGGTTGTATTAATCAAACTTTCAATGTTCCATTACATGGTCAATATAATCCCTTAGATCAAAATTCTTATTCCCTTTATTCAAATTGTGACACTATGATATTAGGAGAGATTTTTTATCGTGCTACTAGCCAAAACATCAAAGATTTTGCCCAAACACACCTTTTTTCAAAATTAGATATTACCGTTTATTGGTGGAAAGATAATTCAATCGGTGGACAAAATAATGGGAATTACTTAACTTATTGTTGCATTGATATGACGGCCAGAGATTTTCTAAAAATAGGTCAACTACTTTTAAACGATGGATTATGGAACGGCGAGAGAATATTATCATCTGCTTACGTGCAACAAATAAAGGATTTAACGACCTATGGACTAAAATTCTGGCACACACCAGAAGCAACATTTTCTTCTCCAAATCCGTCATTCAATAAATTGATCTTTGCTGCGGGTTTTGATGGTCAATATGTGTTTATAGATTTTGAAAATAAAATTTTAATTTCAAGAAATAGCTTATACTATCCATCACTAGATTTATCCGAGGAAAGAAAAATGTCCGCTGGAACTTTAGGATCAACAAATTTTACAGTAACCGCTCCAACAATCATTACAACTAATGGCGAAACTAGACTTACACAAGTTTTTAGCCCTACACAAATGATTAATTTTCTTTATACGCAATGA
- a CDS encoding Trm112 family protein: MIDKKLLNILVCPESKTGLILIGNELISIESKLAYPIKDGIPILLKKEARKVSSEEIDKIN; this comes from the coding sequence ATGATTGATAAAAAATTATTAAATATCCTAGTTTGTCCGGAATCAAAAACTGGGTTAATTTTAATTGGAAATGAATTGATTTCTATAGAAAGCAAACTGGCATATCCAATAAAAGATGGAATTCCTATTTTATTAAAAAAAGAAGCTAGAAAAGTTTCCTCGGAGGAAATAGACAAAATCAATTAA